TAAGAAACGCTTTGCTCCAATGGAACGGGAATAATATGAAAGCCTGCCTGAGCGGGTTCGCTCTGGGGATATTCTGAAGCCAGAAACTTGTCTTGCATGTAACCCTGCCGTGATTTGACATAAAAAAACGGCCCGCTTGGGGAGGCAGGCCGTTTTGGTTGGAGGAGGCTGTCAGCAAAAGAAAGGAAGGTACTTTCCATGCTGCAATGGGCGTGCCAAAAAAGTAGCACAGCACTATTCTTTTAACATGCTGTTTTTTATTAATTAATTTTTTAAGCACCCAAGGCGGCCCGTTAAAAATGTTAAACTGGCCTTGCCTGCACACTGCCTTGGGGGCGTAAAACTGTACAAAAAATTTTTCTTGTGCAGTCTACTGAACCGACCCTTCGTCCGGAGCGGCAACAGCGCCCTGCACAGAGATGGAAAGCTTTTCGGCCAGTTCGCGCGCGGCGGGCGTGGTGCGCCATTCGTCAAACAGACGCTGCCAGCCGCCAAAATCCACAAAGCTGCGGTCAAGCTGTTCTTCGTGCATCTGCACCCATGTGTTGAAAAGCTGCATCTGCACCTGGAAGGTGGCGCTTTCAAAAATCATGGCCGCAGAGTCGCGCGCAATAACCTGACCGTCCACGTGGGCCAGCACAAAGTTGCACACAGCGCGGCGCGAGGTTTCAAAGCTTACTTCCTGGCCGTTGAGCTCTTCTGCCATGGGCATCAGGCGGGGGAACAGCTGGCTGATGCGCTCAAGCCCCTTGACAGGGATGGCGATGAACAGCGCGGGCTGCCCGTCCTTGCCCTTGGGGGCGTCGGGCTTTTCGGTGATAAAATAAAAACGCAGCCAGTTTTCAAACATTACCGCTTCCAGAACCTTGGCGACGCCGCTCTGGAACTGTTCCTGTGCTTCGGGCATGGAGACTCCCTTAATGTTTAACGGCCACAACCCGCAGCCGCCGATAATCAGCAATCCACTGGCCGCCGTCCCACTGCGATGCCCGCAAGGCATCGGCAACGGCGGCAAAAATTTTTTCCTGCGCGGCTTGGGGTACGCAGTCCATATCCTGGGCAAAAAACTGGCTCATCCAGCTGGCAAGGCCGTCCTGCCCGCCCTTGAGCGGCGTTGGTCTGTCGTATTCCTCAGCCAGCCGCACCGTAAAACCGTGCCGCACAAGCAGGGCCGCGTACTCGTCTGCCGAGGGAAAGTAAAACCGCTCGCTGTTCAGATAGGCCGCGCCAATGCCTTCTTCGGCCAGCGCAGCCTGAAAGGCCGCCGCAAAGGCCGCACATATGCGCCCGATATTGCCGCGCGCGCCAAATTCGCACACCAGCAGGCCGCCGGGGCGCAACACGCGGGCCATGGCGGCGGTCAGTCGCTCCTGATCTTCAATCCAGTGCAGGGCGGCGTTGGAAAAAATGGCGTCCACACTGCCGTTCCACGGCATGTCGCAGGCGTCCATTACCAGAAACTCCACCTGCGGCAAGCGTAGCCGGGCCTGAGCAATCATGTCGGGCGAGGCGTCTATGCCCACTACCCGCGCAGCTCTGGCCGTCAGCGGGCCTGTGAGCGCGCCAGTGCCACAGCCAAGGTCAACGGCAAAACCCAGACCGTCCGGCAGCAGAGCAAGCAGATGTTCGCCGTAGGCGGCCACAAAGTCATGCTGCTGGTCATAAAGCCCGGCATTCCAGTCCATTGTTCTGCTTCTCCCTACGCAGCGAAAAAAAGCGCAAGCGCCACCTGTTGTAAACGTCAGAACACAGCGCGTCAATGCGGCTGGCCCATTTGGGGCAACGCAGCCTAGTGGTGCGCTTCCTCTGCCCCGCTGGCCTGCCTGAGCTTTTTCATCTCACGGTCGCCCATATACCCAAGCAGGGCAGAGGCAACGCCCGTCACCGCACTCACAATGCCCAACGGCAGGGCCGTACCGCCGCCCGCAAGCCCCACAAGGGGCGAGGTAAGGGCACCAAAAATAAACACGGACACGCCCAGAATGCCAGAGGCCGTACCCGCACCCACATTCTGCGCGCTGATGCCCAGGGTAAAGCTGGTGGGCAGGGTCATGCCCTGCAGGGCGATCATGAAAAACAGCCCTATGAGCAGGGGCACGGGCGAGGAAGGAGCAACCATGGTTACGGCCAGCACCCCGAGGCAGGCCACAGCACGCAGTGTATTGCCAATGCGCAGCAGGCGAGCCTCACCAAGGCGGCGGGCATTGCGGGCGGTGCCAAAGGCAAAAAACATGAGACTCAGCGCGTTGCAGCCAAAAATGATGCTGTAGGTCTGCGGAGAGATTCCGTACATGCCCTGCAACACAAAGGGCGAGGCCGCCACATAGCCAAAAAAACCGCCCATGGTAAAGCCTTGCACTCCCACATAGCACATAAAGGGCTTTTGCCGCAGCAGCTCTCCCATGGCAGTCCACGAAGAGCGTACACCACCATCGCGGCGCATGCCCTTCGGCAGGGTTTCGGGCAGGCCAAGAACGCTGAGTACAATCAGCAGTACGCCAAAGCCTGACAAAAAATAGAAAATGGCTGGCCAACCGTCCATGGAGGCCAGCCAGCCGCCCAGCATGGGCCCGGTGATAGGCGCAACGCCGTTGACGACCATGAGCAGGCTCATGAAGTTGGTCAGCTCTGCCCCACGAAACAGGTCACAGGCCATGGCGCGGGCCAGCACTATGCCACCCGCGCCACCCAGGCCCTGGGCAAAACGCAGTGCAATAAAACTGTTGCCCGTTTTGGCTGCGGCACAACAGGCCGAAGCCAGCGTAAAAAATACCAGAGCCACAAACAGGGGCTTGCGCCGCCCTGTCGAGTCGGAAAGCGGCCCCACAAAAAGCTGCCCCAGAGCCATGCCCAGCAGACAGGCGGTGATGGTCAGCTGGGTGGTTGCGGTAGAAATGGAAAGGTCTGAGGCCAGCGCGGGCAGGCTTGGCAGGTAGGTATCTGTACACAGGGGGCCAAAAGCGGCCATGAGGCCCAGCAACAGGGCCAGAAACAACCGGCGGCGGCGCGGCAGCCGTGCGCCCGCCCCCGCGATATAGTCATCTTCCGTAATATGCATGCGTGTCCTTTGTGGTCTGCGCTGGTCTGTTCCAGAACGATATTCATAACCTGCGGGCACAAAGTCAAGGCCGGGGAATGGCCCCGCGCGGCTCTGGTATGCGCTGCAGCCTTATGCTACCCTGCGCCTATGATTGATTACGCTCAAGCCCTTAACGAAGCCCAGTACGAGGCAGCCACCTGCGGCGACGGCCCGGTGCTGGTGGTAGCTGGCGCAGGCAGCGGTAAAACCCGCACCATTGTTTATCGCCTGGCATGGCTGGCAGAGCACGGCATTGAACCAGACGCCATGCTTCTGCTCACCTTTACCCGTAAGGCGGCACAGGAAATGCTGCACCGTGCGGGGCTGCTGCTCAATCAGGGGCTTGCGGGCGTGCAGGGCGGCACATTTCATGCTTTTGCCTTTGGGGCCCTGAGGCGCTGGAAACCCGCGTGGCTTGGCGACCGCCCCTTTACTGTCATGGATTCGGCCGACATCAACGAGGCGGTCAAGCACTGCAAGGATCAGCTCAAACTGGGCAAGGGCGACAGGTCGTTTCCAAAAACCCAGAGCATTGTGGGCTTGCTGAGCAAGGCCCGCAACAAAGAACTGCCCCTGGACGAGGTGTTGCGGCGCGAGGCTTTTCACCTGCTGCCCCACGCCGACGGGCTGGCCCGCCTGGGTGATGCATACACGGCCTACCGGCAGGAAAAAGGTCTGCTCGACTACGATGACCTGCTCTTTGAGCTCGAGAACCTGCTTCGACAGAATGAACTGGCCGCAGCCTCGCTGCGCCAGCGCTTCAGTCATATCCTTGTGGACGAATATCAGGATACAAACCTGGTACAGGCCCGCATTGTACGCCTTTTGGCAGGGCCGGAGCAAGGCCCGCCCGGCAACGTCATGGCCGTGGGCGACGAAGCCCAGTCCATCTACGCGTTTCGTGG
The sequence above is drawn from the Desulfovibrio sp. genome and encodes:
- a CDS encoding class I SAM-dependent methyltransferase, encoding MDWNAGLYDQQHDFVAAYGEHLLALLPDGLGFAVDLGCGTGALTGPLTARAARVVGIDASPDMIAQARLRLPQVEFLVMDACDMPWNGSVDAIFSNAALHWIEDQERLTAAMARVLRPGGLLVCEFGARGNIGRICAAFAAAFQAALAEEGIGAAYLNSERFYFPSADEYAALLVRHGFTVRLAEEYDRPTPLKGGQDGLASWMSQFFAQDMDCVPQAAQEKIFAAVADALRASQWDGGQWIADYRRLRVVAVKH
- a CDS encoding multidrug effflux MFS transporter, coding for MHITEDDYIAGAGARLPRRRRLFLALLLGLMAAFGPLCTDTYLPSLPALASDLSISTATTQLTITACLLGMALGQLFVGPLSDSTGRRKPLFVALVFFTLASACCAAAKTGNSFIALRFAQGLGGAGGIVLARAMACDLFRGAELTNFMSLLMVVNGVAPITGPMLGGWLASMDGWPAIFYFLSGFGVLLIVLSVLGLPETLPKGMRRDGGVRSSWTAMGELLRQKPFMCYVGVQGFTMGGFFGYVAASPFVLQGMYGISPQTYSIIFGCNALSLMFFAFGTARNARRLGEARLLRIGNTLRAVACLGVLAVTMVAPSSPVPLLIGLFFMIALQGMTLPTSFTLGISAQNVGAGTASGILGVSVFIFGALTSPLVGLAGGGTALPLGIVSAVTGVASALLGYMGDREMKKLRQASGAEEAHH